One genomic segment of Candidatus Fukatsuia endosymbiont of Tuberolachnus salignus includes these proteins:
- the yihA gene encoding ribosome biogenesis GTP-binding protein YihA/YsxC, which yields MTIKKHDYHKTHFITSAPDIRYLPAGEGIEIAFAGRSNAGKSSALNTLTNQKSLARTSKTPGRTQLINLFGVIDGARLVDLPGYGYAEVPEEIKNKWQRALNEYLQNRHCLKGLVILMDIRHPLKALDQQMITWAVAVGIPILLLLTKADKLASSAANTQLNMVREAILPFMGDIQVENFSSPKKIGVDKLREKLDGWFNKLPLGE from the coding sequence TTGACTATCAAAAAACACGATTATCATAAGACCCACTTCATCACCAGTGCGCCGGATATCCGCTACCTTCCCGCTGGTGAAGGTATTGAGATTGCATTTGCAGGTCGTTCTAATGCGGGTAAATCCAGTGCACTCAATACATTAACCAATCAAAAAAGCTTAGCGAGAACCAGTAAAACACCGGGGCGGACACAATTGATCAATTTATTCGGCGTCATTGATGGCGCTCGTCTGGTTGATCTACCCGGTTATGGTTACGCCGAAGTGCCGGAAGAAATAAAAAATAAATGGCAACGTGCATTGAATGAATATCTACAGAACCGTCATTGTCTAAAAGGATTAGTCATACTCATGGATATTCGTCATCCGCTGAAAGCGTTGGATCAACAAATGATTACTTGGGCGGTTGCTGTTGGCATTCCAATTTTGTTGCTGCTTACTAAAGCAGACAAATTGGCTTCAAGTGCGGCTAATACTCAACTTAATATGGTACGTGAAGCTATACTCCCCTTTATGGGAGATATTCAGGTGGAAAATTTCTCGTCACCGAAAAAAATAGGTGTCGACAAATTACGAGAAAAATTAGACGGTTGGTTTAATAAGCTCCCTCTAGGCGAATAA
- the trbJ gene encoding P-type conjugative transfer protein TrbJ: MKKNVKQTLTSKINVLTMIIAGLMSQQVVAWPVFDVPHTAVSGANALTTAGTKLEQGLHYMKQVNHYRQQINHYKEMVEKLSSYNWDDPLASTEKLLQAQNTLNDYKRKLGGLEQYLLQYKDLKGHLSSPCFTSGGCTDSQRQELLKAQDNASEVQKLAYDAVLTGIDQQQKSLQKDSGQLTKLQSQVESAKSQMQAAQAASQLASAQANQLLQIRGLLMAQQNAEATRAQVIADSEAQAMASSRQLRNSSNISSPTVKTWSW; this comes from the coding sequence ATGAAAAAAAATGTGAAGCAAACGTTAACGTCCAAAATTAATGTATTAACAATGATTATCGCTGGATTGATGTCACAACAGGTGGTTGCATGGCCTGTGTTCGATGTACCCCATACAGCAGTATCGGGCGCAAATGCTCTTACCACTGCAGGTACCAAATTAGAGCAGGGCCTGCACTACATGAAACAGGTAAACCACTATAGACAACAAATAAACCATTATAAAGAAATGGTAGAAAAATTGAGCTCTTATAATTGGGATGATCCGCTCGCAAGCACAGAAAAATTGCTCCAAGCACAAAACACCTTAAACGATTATAAAAGGAAGCTCGGTGGTCTAGAACAATATTTGTTACAATATAAAGACCTAAAGGGTCATCTTTCGTCACCCTGCTTTACCAGTGGTGGATGTACTGATTCACAACGTCAAGAACTACTTAAGGCACAAGATAATGCTTCAGAAGTACAGAAACTTGCCTACGATGCTGTATTGACAGGTATCGATCAACAGCAAAAATCTTTACAGAAAGACTCGGGTCAATTAACGAAATTGCAAAGTCAGGTTGAAAGTGCTAAGAGTCAAATGCAGGCAGCACAAGCAGCGAGCCAACTCGCCAGTGCACAGGCAAACCAGTTATTACAAATTCGTGGATTACTTATGGCGCAACAGAATGCAGAAGCTACCCGTGCGCAAGTGATTGCCGATAGTGAAGCACAGGCAATGGCATCGTCACGACAGCTACGTAATAGCAGTAATATTTCCAGTCCTACAGTGAAAACCTGGTCCTGGTAA
- a CDS encoding aminodeoxychorismate synthase component II yields the protein MLLLIDNYDSFTYNLYQYFCELGQQVLVKRNDELQLDDIQQLAPSHLVISPGPCTPNEAGISLDVIDRFADKLPILGICLGHQALGQAFGATIVRARQAMHGKTSAIRHNNSGVFHGLKQPLTVTRYHSLVIAADSLPDCFVLTAWMEQAGAIDEIMGIRHRTLPLQGVQFHPESILSEQGHQLLNNFLQVTW from the coding sequence ATGTTACTACTGATAGATAACTACGACTCTTTTACTTATAACCTGTATCAATATTTTTGTGAATTAGGGCAACAAGTATTAGTAAAACGTAACGATGAACTGCAATTGGACGATATTCAGCAACTCGCACCGTCACATTTGGTGATTTCACCTGGCCCTTGCACGCCCAATGAAGCCGGTATCTCTCTGGACGTGATCGACCGTTTCGCCGATAAATTGCCAATTCTTGGAATTTGCCTAGGTCATCAGGCATTAGGGCAGGCATTCGGTGCCACCATCGTCCGCGCACGGCAAGCGATGCATGGCAAAACCAGTGCCATTCGGCATAACAATAGTGGGGTATTTCATGGATTAAAGCAGCCACTGACCGTCACTCGTTATCATTCGTTAGTGATAGCTGCAGATTCATTACCGGATTGTTTTGTATTAACCGCTTGGATGGAGCAAGCGGGAGCCATTGATGAAATCATGGGCATCCGTCATCGCACTCTACCGCTTCAGGGAGTACAATTTCATCCCGAAAGTATTCTTAGTGAACAGGGGCATCAGCTTTTGAATAATTTTCTACAAGTCACATGGTGA
- a CDS encoding TonB-dependent copper receptor, with product MFDINGLYKKTLLSCTIATITVLMPLNTAAESVLDYTVANKQGNQPDDEDVITVTAPLYSPLTVVTSPKTPRQPVPASDGSDYLKTIPGFSQIRNGGTNGDPVFRGMFGSRLKILNDGGEILGTCPSRMDAPTSYIAPENYDLLTLIKGPQSVLWGSGASAGTILFERQAPQFDQTGIKTNSSLLVGSNGRHDENIDASLGNQQGYLRLIGNRSQAGDYKDGHGVTVPSKWKKWNTDLVLGWTPDADTLLEFTMGKGDGAARYAGRGRDGSQLQRDSLGMRFEKNNLGEIWDKIDAKIYYNYVNHIMDNTTLRFPISGKSSTNLDRVAFGGRVMATWLWQDFKLESGADFQTNTHRIKKENNWKNNASFYNYGLFSELIWFATEQNRLITGARLDRNLARDLRDNSSRDSNRRSTTLPSGFMRFEHNLSDTPVLFYAGLGYTERFPDYWELFSPNNGTKGSASAFANLNREKTTQFDIGAQYNHSTVNAWISAYVGRVNDFILFKYDPNYVRRIQADNIDATLFGGEMGVGYSLDEHWKTDASLAYSWGRNNSDQRPLPQMPPLEARLGLTYEQGNWSSTALWRVVSSQHQVAINEGNAAGKDFGSSTGFTVLSANMAYKFNKQVKISAGIDNLLDKNYSEHLNLAGNNSFGYAARTAINEPGRTAWTKLNITF from the coding sequence ATGTTCGACATAAATGGTTTATATAAAAAAACCTTATTATCATGCACTATCGCTACTATTACGGTGTTGATGCCGCTTAATACTGCTGCTGAATCAGTGCTAGATTATACAGTGGCCAATAAACAGGGAAATCAGCCCGATGATGAAGATGTGATTACGGTTACAGCGCCTTTGTATTCGCCATTGACGGTGGTGACTTCGCCTAAAACGCCACGGCAACCGGTGCCTGCCAGCGATGGCTCTGATTATCTAAAAACTATCCCCGGGTTCTCCCAAATCCGTAACGGTGGCACCAATGGTGATCCAGTATTCCGCGGTATGTTTGGTTCTCGCTTAAAAATCCTTAACGATGGTGGTGAAATATTGGGCACTTGCCCCTCTCGTATGGATGCACCGACTTCTTATATTGCACCAGAAAATTATGATTTATTAACGTTAATTAAGGGACCACAATCGGTACTTTGGGGATCGGGCGCTTCAGCAGGAACGATTTTGTTTGAACGGCAAGCGCCACAATTTGATCAAACAGGTATCAAAACCAATAGTAGCCTATTGGTTGGCTCTAATGGTCGTCACGATGAGAATATTGATGCTAGTTTGGGCAACCAACAAGGTTATCTGCGTTTGATCGGTAATCGGTCCCAGGCAGGCGATTATAAGGATGGCCATGGTGTGACTGTTCCCTCTAAATGGAAAAAGTGGAACACAGATCTTGTACTGGGCTGGACACCCGATGCTGATACTTTGCTTGAATTTACGATGGGCAAGGGTGACGGTGCCGCGCGTTATGCTGGTCGAGGGCGAGACGGCTCACAATTACAACGTGATAGTTTGGGGATGCGTTTTGAAAAGAATAATCTTGGCGAAATATGGGATAAAATCGACGCTAAGATTTATTACAATTATGTCAATCATATTATGGACAATACCACATTACGTTTTCCTATTAGTGGCAAATCCAGCACTAATTTAGATCGTGTAGCCTTCGGTGGGCGAGTGATGGCAACCTGGTTATGGCAAGATTTTAAATTGGAGAGTGGCGCGGATTTTCAAACTAATACCCATCGTATTAAAAAAGAGAATAACTGGAAAAATAATGCTAGCTTTTATAACTATGGCTTATTCAGTGAATTGATTTGGTTTGCCACCGAGCAGAATAGGTTGATTACGGGTGCACGCTTAGATCGTAATCTAGCACGCGATTTGCGCGATAATAGTTCACGTGATAGCAACAGGCGCTCGACTACATTACCGAGCGGTTTTATGCGTTTCGAACATAATTTGTCAGACACACCGGTATTATTTTACGCAGGGCTGGGATATACCGAGCGTTTTCCTGACTATTGGGAATTATTTTCACCCAATAACGGAACAAAGGGTAGCGCGAGTGCTTTTGCAAACCTTAACAGGGAAAAAACCACTCAGTTTGATATTGGAGCACAATATAATCACTCGACTGTGAATGCCTGGATCTCCGCCTATGTTGGGCGAGTAAACGATTTTATTTTATTTAAATATGATCCGAATTATGTTCGTCGTATTCAAGCTGATAATATCGATGCGACTCTTTTCGGCGGTGAAATGGGCGTCGGTTATTCTCTAGATGAACATTGGAAAACAGATGCTAGCCTGGCCTATTCATGGGGACGCAATAATAGCGATCAGCGCCCCTTACCGCAAATGCCTCCCCTTGAAGCGCGTCTGGGGTTAACTTACGAGCAAGGTAATTGGAGCAGCACTGCCTTGTGGCGTGTGGTGAGTAGTCAACATCAAGTCGCGATAAATGAGGGCAACGCTGCCGGTAAAGACTTTGGCTCCAGTACGGGTTTTACCGTGTTATCGGCTAATATGGCTTACAAATTTAATAAACAAGTAAAAATCAGTGCGGGCATCGATAATCTACTCGATAAAAATTATAGCGAACACCTCAATTTAGCCGGTAACAATAGCTTTGGTTACGCCGCGAGAACGGCGATCAATGAACCTGGCAGAACCGCCTGGACTAAGCTGAATATCACATTTTAA
- the ompR gene encoding two-component system response regulator OmpR, with the protein MQENHKILVVDDDMRLRALLERYLTEQGFQVRSVANAEQMDRLLTRESFHLLVLDLMLPGEDGLSICRRLRSQSNPMPIIMVTAKSEEVDRIVGLEIGADDYIPKPFNPRELLARIRAVLRRQANELPGAPSQEEAVITFGKFKLNLGTREMFREDEPMPLTSGEFAVLKALVSYQKEPLSRDKLMNFARGREYSAMERSIDVQISRLRRMIEEDPAHPRYIQTVWGLGYVFVPDGSKA; encoded by the coding sequence ATGCAAGAGAACCATAAAATACTCGTTGTCGATGATGATATGCGCCTGCGAGCGCTTTTAGAACGCTACCTAACTGAGCAAGGTTTCCAGGTTCGCAGTGTCGCCAATGCTGAACAAATGGATCGCTTGCTAACTCGGGAATCATTCCATCTACTCGTCCTTGATTTAATGCTACCCGGGGAAGATGGCTTGTCTATCTGTCGCCGTTTGCGCAGTCAAAGTAATCCCATGCCCATCATTATGGTCACGGCTAAGAGCGAGGAAGTTGATCGTATCGTCGGTCTGGAAATAGGAGCAGATGATTATATACCCAAACCTTTTAATCCACGTGAGCTACTCGCTCGTATCCGCGCCGTATTACGCCGTCAAGCGAATGAATTACCGGGCGCGCCCTCACAAGAGGAAGCCGTCATCACCTTTGGTAAGTTCAAACTGAATCTCGGCACCCGTGAAATGTTTCGTGAGGATGAACCCATGCCGTTGACCAGCGGTGAGTTCGCTGTGCTAAAAGCGCTAGTCAGCTATCAAAAGGAACCGTTATCCCGTGATAAGTTGATGAATTTCGCTCGAGGACGTGAATACAGTGCGATGGAACGTTCGATTGACGTACAAATCTCGCGCCTACGCCGTATGATAGAAGAAGATCCAGCGCACCCGCGTTACATTCAGACCGTTTGGGGTTTGGGCTACGTATTTGTACCAGACGGTAGTAAAGCATGA
- the polA gene encoding DNA polymerase I, which yields MVQVKVNPLILVDGSSYLYRAYHAFPPLSNANKEPTGAIYGVMNMLRSLLLQYNPSHIAVVFDAKGKTFRDTLFAQYKSHRPPMPDDLRSQIEPLHNLMQAMGLPLLVEPGVEADDVIGTLAQQAEKAGHAVLISTGDKDMAQLVTPNITLINTMNNTLLGPQEVCDKYGVPPELMIDFLALMGDSSDNIPGVPGVGEKTAQALLQGMGGLDTLFGDLDKIATLTFRGAKTLAAKLQQNKELAYLSYQLATIKTDVKLDITCDELQITPPDVDKLHQLLSRYEFKRWLVELESGNWLSDKKDQPTVKINQSSSTENHALVTTPRVTHQLSQENYQTILDTQTLSAWIDRLSQADLFAFDTETDGLDILGANLIGLSFAIAAGEAAYLPLAHDYLGAPDQLDRDQVLNMLKPLLENEQVRKVGQNLKFDKSILANYDIDLKGITFDTMLESYILDSTDRHDMDSLAERYLHHKTITFEDIAGKGKKQLTFNQIALEQAVPYAAEDADVTLQLHWILWPQLQQSNALMRVFQDIEMPLLAVLSRIERTGVLIDPSILAEHSKELTIRLADLETQAHLLAGESFNLASPKQLQVILYEKQKLPIRKKTPRGAPSTDEEVLAELALDYPLPKVLLEYRGLAKLKTTYTDKLPLMINRLSGRIHTSYHQAVTVTGRLSSRDPNLQNIPIRNEEGRRIRQAFIAAPDYRILAADYSQIELRIMAHLSQDPGLLNAFAAGKDIHCATAAEVFAVPLDNVTFDQRRSAKAINFGLIYGMSAFGLARQLGITRAKAQKYMDLYFERYPGVMDYMERTRKQAAEQGYVTTLEGRRLYLPDIQSRHVMRRKAAEREAINAPMQGSAADIIKRAMIKIDTWLQQETELRVQMIMQVHDELVFEIDERDLDEVQPKIRALMEEQSIQLRVPLQVDIGVGDNWDQAH from the coding sequence ATGGTACAAGTTAAAGTAAATCCTTTAATCCTGGTTGATGGCTCTTCGTATCTCTATCGGGCTTACCATGCGTTTCCCCCTCTGAGCAACGCAAACAAAGAACCAACGGGGGCGATCTATGGGGTGATGAATATGTTGCGCAGCTTATTGTTGCAATATAATCCGAGTCATATCGCTGTGGTGTTCGATGCCAAAGGTAAAACTTTCCGTGATACACTTTTCGCCCAGTATAAATCTCATCGCCCTCCGATGCCCGATGATTTACGCTCACAAATCGAACCCTTACATAACCTGATGCAGGCGATGGGATTGCCTTTGCTCGTAGAGCCTGGTGTTGAGGCTGATGATGTCATCGGAACCTTGGCACAACAGGCAGAAAAAGCAGGTCATGCTGTTTTAATCAGTACCGGTGATAAAGATATGGCACAGCTTGTCACACCAAATATTACCCTGATTAATACCATGAATAATACGCTCTTGGGGCCACAGGAAGTCTGCGATAAATACGGTGTGCCACCAGAGTTAATGATTGATTTTCTCGCATTGATGGGCGATTCCTCCGATAACATACCGGGCGTACCGGGTGTTGGAGAGAAAACTGCACAAGCCTTGTTGCAAGGAATGGGGGGCCTGGATACGTTATTTGGCGATTTGGACAAAATCGCTACCCTGACTTTCCGTGGCGCTAAAACCCTGGCTGCAAAATTGCAGCAAAATAAAGAGCTGGCTTATTTATCCTATCAATTAGCGACGATCAAAACTGATGTTAAGCTCGATATCACCTGTGATGAGTTGCAGATCACGCCCCCAGATGTCGATAAACTGCACCAACTTTTGTCTCGCTATGAGTTTAAACGTTGGCTGGTTGAGCTGGAATCTGGCAACTGGTTGAGCGATAAAAAAGATCAACCAACGGTAAAAATTAATCAATCTTCATCGACAGAGAATCATGCCCTAGTGACTACACCGCGGGTAACGCATCAACTCTCACAAGAAAACTATCAGACAATTTTGGATACACAAACATTGTCTGCTTGGATCGATCGTCTTAGTCAAGCGGATCTCTTTGCTTTTGACACCGAAACCGATGGTCTGGATATACTTGGCGCTAATTTAATCGGTCTTTCTTTTGCCATTGCGGCAGGTGAAGCGGCGTATTTGCCATTAGCGCATGACTATCTCGGCGCACCCGATCAGCTAGATCGCGATCAGGTTTTAAACATGCTAAAACCATTATTAGAAAATGAGCAAGTGCGTAAAGTAGGGCAAAATCTTAAATTCGACAAAAGTATTCTGGCTAACTATGATATTGATCTAAAAGGGATCACGTTTGATACCATGCTCGAATCTTATATCTTGGACAGTACCGATCGTCATGACATGGATAGTTTGGCTGAACGCTATTTACATCATAAAACCATCACCTTTGAAGACATTGCTGGCAAAGGTAAAAAACAACTGACCTTTAACCAGATTGCCCTAGAACAGGCCGTGCCTTATGCTGCGGAAGATGCAGATGTGACACTCCAGCTTCATTGGATCCTGTGGCCACAATTACAACAAAGTAACGCCTTGATGCGGGTATTTCAGGATATTGAAATGCCATTATTAGCGGTATTATCACGTATCGAACGTACAGGCGTATTGATCGACCCGTCTATTCTGGCGGAGCATTCTAAAGAGCTGACCATTCGCCTGGCTGATTTGGAAACACAAGCTCATCTTTTGGCAGGAGAATCTTTTAATCTGGCATCACCTAAGCAATTGCAGGTTATTCTTTATGAAAAACAAAAACTTCCCATACGGAAAAAAACGCCACGTGGCGCACCTTCAACGGATGAAGAAGTACTCGCAGAACTGGCGTTAGATTATCCGTTACCCAAGGTGCTATTGGAATACCGTGGGCTGGCAAAGTTGAAAACAACCTATACCGATAAGCTCCCGTTGATGATTAATCGGCTTTCAGGTCGAATCCATACCTCATATCATCAGGCTGTCACGGTGACTGGGCGTTTATCCTCTCGTGATCCAAATCTGCAAAATATTCCGATACGGAATGAAGAAGGGCGACGTATTCGTCAAGCATTTATTGCGGCACCTGACTATCGTATTTTAGCGGCGGATTATTCCCAGATCGAACTGCGTATTATGGCGCATCTTTCTCAGGATCCAGGATTGCTAAACGCTTTCGCTGCCGGTAAAGATATTCACTGTGCTACTGCTGCTGAGGTGTTTGCTGTGCCGTTAGATAACGTCACCTTTGATCAACGTCGCAGTGCCAAAGCGATTAATTTTGGCTTGATTTATGGCATGAGCGCGTTTGGGCTGGCGCGTCAATTAGGCATAACACGTGCTAAAGCACAAAAATATATGGATCTGTATTTTGAACGTTATCCCGGGGTAATGGACTATATGGAACGCACCCGTAAACAGGCCGCCGAACAGGGTTACGTCACCACCTTGGAGGGTCGACGTCTCTATTTGCCGGATATTCAATCGCGTCATGTTATGCGACGTAAAGCCGCCGAGCGTGAAGCGATTAATGCCCCGATGCAGGGCAGCGCCGCTGATATTATTAAACGTGCGATGATTAAGATCGATACCTGGTTACAACAAGAGACCGAACTACGGGTACAGATGATTATGCAAGTACATGATGAACTGGTATTTGAAATCGATGAACGTGATTTGGATGAGGTGCAGCCAAAGATCCGTGCTCTAATGGAAGAACAAAGCATACAGCTGAGGGTACCTTTACAAGTTGATATCGGGGTCGGCGATAATTGGGACCAAGCACATTAG
- the dsbA gene encoding thiol:disulfide interchange protein DsbA: MKKMGFLLLGMMMAFTVSATPFQEDKQYETLDKQVITDSQVLEFFSFYCPHCYQFDTEYQVAKTIKAALPKGVKMARYHVSFGGAMGHELTRAWAVAVALGVEDKIAPLMFAAVQKTQTIKKAADIRKIFIQAGVKGEDYDSALNSFVVKALIAQQEKAATDFNLKGVPTMFVKGRYMIKNEGIDTSSKEAYAKQYADVVKFLLKQ, translated from the coding sequence ATAAAAAAAATGGGCTTCTTACTGCTAGGTATGATGATGGCATTCACTGTTTCCGCGACGCCATTTCAAGAGGATAAGCAATATGAAACGCTCGATAAACAGGTCATTACCGATTCGCAGGTATTAGAATTTTTCTCTTTTTATTGCCCCCACTGTTATCAGTTTGATACAGAGTACCAGGTAGCTAAAACGATAAAAGCGGCGTTACCGAAAGGTGTTAAAATGGCGCGTTACCATGTTTCATTCGGTGGTGCAATGGGCCATGAGCTAACTCGAGCCTGGGCGGTTGCCGTCGCGCTAGGTGTAGAAGATAAAATTGCACCTTTGATGTTTGCAGCGGTACAAAAAACACAAACCATTAAAAAAGCAGCGGATATTCGTAAAATTTTTATCCAGGCAGGTGTTAAGGGAGAGGATTACGACAGTGCGCTTAACAGCTTCGTGGTAAAAGCACTGATTGCACAGCAAGAAAAAGCAGCGACAGATTTTAATCTGAAGGGCGTCCCTACGATGTTCGTCAAGGGCAGATACATGATTAAAAATGAAGGTATCGATACCAGTTCAAAAGAGGCTTATGCCAAGCAATATGCCGATGTGGTGAAATTCTTACTGAAGCAATGA
- the trbL gene encoding P-type conjugative transfer protein TrbL, with product MNKRILGVLSVATFGLIFFYSVSAYAAPMDTNVFDKILSRYQNAASAWGTVMVEYATWLFWGLVLISMVWTYGMMILRKADIQEFFAETVRFFGVTGFFWWILVNGPAIGDTIIKSMWQIGSKAIGIKTEFTPGGVVQIGFDIFFKVLDQSSIWSPVDSAMGILISIVILFVLTLIGINLLLLFISAWILIYGGVFFLGFGGSRWTSDIAISFYKTVLSVGAQLMAMLLLIGIGKTFIDQYYADMGGGANLKELGIMFVASIMLFFLTNKIPPLIGSIIDNGNFGGAGLSGNFTGGAVGMAAAAAATGGAMALTGATNIVGGGSSTLQTAFQSAQQMAGGSGILSGGSSGGGGGTGGSSGFASAMASSGGFTADVSTKSAQQGTAPNPQPSQHAQNLMANAGSDNNSTGSSSVQQQTDVSANAPPVVSQAKPLVAGMNEEAAAFVNKN from the coding sequence ATGAACAAACGCATCCTGGGTGTTTTGTCTGTTGCCACCTTCGGCTTGATATTCTTTTATTCGGTGTCCGCTTATGCGGCACCTATGGATACCAATGTATTTGATAAAATATTAAGCCGTTATCAAAATGCCGCAAGTGCCTGGGGTACGGTTATGGTGGAGTACGCTACCTGGCTATTTTGGGGGTTGGTACTCATTAGCATGGTGTGGACCTACGGCATGATGATCTTGAGGAAGGCGGATATTCAGGAGTTTTTTGCCGAAACTGTCCGCTTTTTTGGCGTTACCGGCTTTTTTTGGTGGATCCTGGTCAATGGCCCCGCTATCGGCGATACCATTATTAAATCGATGTGGCAAATAGGCAGTAAGGCAATAGGCATAAAGACTGAATTCACACCCGGCGGTGTGGTGCAAATTGGTTTTGATATTTTTTTTAAAGTATTGGATCAATCGTCGATATGGTCGCCAGTGGATAGCGCAATGGGTATTCTCATCTCCATCGTCATTCTCTTTGTGTTGACCTTAATCGGTATCAACTTGTTACTGCTTTTCATTTCAGCGTGGATTTTGATTTATGGCGGTGTCTTCTTTCTTGGATTTGGAGGCTCTCGCTGGACGTCTGATATTGCGATTAGCTTCTACAAAACGGTGCTGAGTGTCGGCGCTCAGCTTATGGCAATGCTGCTGTTAATCGGTATCGGAAAAACCTTCATCGATCAGTATTATGCTGATATGGGCGGTGGAGCCAACTTAAAAGAGCTGGGGATCATGTTTGTTGCTTCTATTATGCTATTTTTCCTCACCAATAAGATCCCTCCGTTGATCGGCAGTATTATTGACAATGGGAATTTTGGTGGCGCTGGCTTGAGCGGTAATTTTACTGGCGGTGCCGTAGGCATGGCGGCGGCAGCGGCGGCAACCGGTGGTGCCATGGCGTTGACTGGCGCAACTAATATAGTAGGTGGCGGATCTTCTACACTTCAAACCGCCTTTCAATCCGCGCAGCAGATGGCCGGAGGGAGCGGTATACTTTCTGGCGGAAGCAGTGGTGGCGGTGGGGGCACAGGTGGTAGTAGTGGTTTTGCATCAGCGATGGCGAGTTCTGGCGGTTTTACCGCTGACGTAAGTACAAAATCGGCACAACAGGGGACAGCGCCAAACCCGCAGCCATCACAACACGCACAAAATCTTATGGCGAATGCTGGAAGTGACAATAACAGTACCGGCAGTAGCAGCGTACAACAACAGACGGATGTTTCTGCTAATGCCCCTCCTGTTGTGAGTCAAGCTAAGCCTCTGGTGGCGGGAATGAACGAAGAAGCTGCCGCTTTTGTCAACAAAAACTAA